Genomic DNA from Thermosipho ferrireducens:
TCGCATCAAATTCCTGCAAATTTCCATTGACAATAAGTTTAACCATCATTTTTCACTCCTCAACATGTGATAAGCCTTCATTACTCCTATTATAGTCTTTGCGTCTGTAATTTCACCAGTTATACATTTCTGCACAGCTTCTTCAAAATCCTTAATTTCAATCTCTATAATTTCATCCTCATCTGTTTTCATATTTCCTTTTGTAAGTCCCGTAGCCAGATAAAGATGAATAATCTCATTTGAGAAACCCGGGGTGGTATAAATGTATCCCATATAGGTATAATTAGATGCGGTAAATCCTGTCTCTTCTTTCAATTCTCTTTTTGCACAATCTAAGGGGTTTTCTTCAGGAGAGTCAAATTTGCCGGCAGGAATCTCTAACAATACCTGTTTTATGGGGTAACGATATTGCTTCACAAATACTATTCTGTTATCCTCTGTAACAGGTACAACCGCCACTGCTCCTGGATGAAGAACATACTCTCGAACACTTTTCACGCCATTTTCAAGCAAAACCTCATCTCTTTTCACATGTAAAAGCACACCTTTAAATATCTCCTCACTATTTATCGACTTTTCTACCATTTTCTTGACCTCCTATACACCGCACACGAAAATAACAATCCTTCACAGGACATTCTTTACAGCGAGGATTTTTTCTGCAAAATTTTTTTGAATGCTCAACAATAAGACCGTGAAGTTCCTGGTAAAGTTTGACATCCGCCGGGTATTTTGAAAGAAACATATTTTGAAGTTCATCATATTTTTTATAATTCTTATCATACATTCTATTTACAAGACGTCTGGTATAACTATCAATCACAAAAATAGGTTTTTCAAGCGCATAAAGAATTATAGAATCGGCTGTTTCTTTTCCTATACCATTTATATTTAACAATTCTTCTCTAATAACATAAACATTCCGTTTTTTCTTTAATATTTCAATATTAAAATCATATCGAGATAAATATGAAAGCAGGTTCTTCAAACGCATCGCTTTTAAATTATAAAAACCTGCTGGTTTAATAAGTTCTGCTATTTTTTCTTCGTTTAAACTATTTAGTTTTTTCAGCAAACTTCCATCGGCAGTTATCATCTGATAAATATTTTCTAATGCCTTTTCAACATTCTTCCAATTTGTATTTTGAGTTAGAATCGCTGTAACAAATATCTCCTCAGAACTTCCTGGCCACCATTTCCCCAGTTCTCCATATATATCCTTAAGAATATAGTATAAATTTTCAAGGCCTTCCACATCCTATTCCTCCGCTATAAACTCTATCTCAATATCTGAATCTTTTGGAAGACCAGAAACCTGTACCACAGCTCTTGCAGGTTTGTGAGACTCAAAAAATTTTCCGTAAATTTCATTGAATTCAGAAAATTTAGAAATATCTTTCATATATACATTAACTTTTACAACTTTTTCAAGAGAACTTCCCACCTCTTCAAGAATGTTTTTTACGTTTTTAAGTATCACTGAAGTAGCCTTTTTTATATCCCCTTTGATTAATTCTCCTGTTTCAATATCGACTGGAAGTTGTCCGGATATAAATATAAACCCATTGCTTTTCACTGCTATAGAATACGGTCCAATAGCCTTTGGTGCACTCTTTGGTGAAAGCATCTGCATATAATATTCCCTCCCATTTTAGATTATTCGCATTCATTCATATTATAGCATTACCTACAAAATCATATATATCTTTTGTTATAATATTTTAAAACTCACAAATCCTTATGTGGAGGTTTACATGAATATAGAAAATATAAAAATCGAAAAAATCATAAGAACAAACAGAAAAAGTGTAGCTTTGCAAATCACCGAAAGAGCTACTCTAATTGTTAGAGCCCCTCGCAAAATGAAAAACTGTGAAATTTTTCATATAATTTCCAGACATAAAAAATGGATAGAAAAGAAAATAGAAGAAGTTAAAACAGCTATACCTGCTCCTAAACAATTTGTGGAAGGAGAAAAATTTTTATACCTTGGAAAATTTTATCCATTAAAAATCGTAACCGGCCAAAACGTTCCTTTAAAATTTGACAATGCCTTTCTTCTCTCACAAAACGTTTTAACAGATGCGAAAAACATTTTCAGTGCATGGTATAAATACCAGGCAAAAAAATTAATTCCAGAAAGGGTGGAATACTATTCTCAAAAACACAATTTCAAGTACAACAAAATAAACATCACAAATGCAAAGAAACGGTGGGGCTCTTGCTCTTCAAAAGGAAATCTAAACTTCTCATGGTATCTTATTATGGCTCCAATAGCTGTAATAGACTATGTAATTATTCATGAACTTGTCCATCTCATAGAAAAAAATCACTCAAAAAATTTCTGGAAAAAAGTTGAACAGCTAATGCCTGACTATAAAAAATATCATTTATGGTTAAAAGAGCATAAATACATGCTAACTTTGTAAAACAAAGTACAGCTTATTTGTCTTTCTTCACCTGATATTTCAAAAGCAATGCCCCTCTTTCATTTAAAACAGCTATGGATTCCAATTTTAGCTTCCTGGTAATAGGTAAATCCAGTTTTAAAGAATTTTCTAAAATCAGCGGTTCTATAGTAATGTATATCGTATCCACATATGGAAAGAACTCTTTTACTACCTTCGCTCCTCCTATAATTGCTGCTGTTCTTATTTCCCTTTCTTCCAATTGTTGAATAATATCCTCCGGTGAGCCTTTCAAAAAAATCACATTATCATAATCTTCGTAATTTTTAGTTGTCAAAACCACATTTAATCTTCCAGGAAGAGGCCTTCCTATGCTTTCAAAAGTCTTTCTTCCCATTATAATAGTACCAGCTTCCATTGTTATCTCCTTAAAATGTTCTTTATCTTCTTTAGAACTCCAATCTATTGGATCGTTCTCTACTCTGGCTATCCCACCAAATATATCCATAACCAATACAACGAAAAGTTTCATCCCATCCCACCTGCCTTATAGCATCAGTATAATTCATTATACCATTTACACCCTACATATATAAATCAGGTGATAAATATTTTTGATACTAATTCTCGCAAGATCCTTCGCACTCCGTGCTCAGGACAGGCCTTATCAACACTCACCAACCTCGCTGTTTTATGTCATTCCGAACGCATGTGAGGAATCTTATTTTTTGTTTCTCGCTACCAACTCTCGCCGATTATAAGATTCCTCGTCGCATGCGCTCCTCGGAATGACATGAAAGGGGGATTCGTCGTTTTTATACTTCTTGGAATGATGTTCTCCTTTTTTGTCATCCTGAGGAACGAAGTGACGAAGGATCTTATTCCTTTACTAATCTCACCAACCTCGCTAACTTTCGCTAACCCTCGCTAAATTAAGATTCCTCACCCTTCGGGTTCGGAATGACATGGGCGGTGGATTCCTCCTCGCTCCTGCTCCTCGGAATGACATGAGTGGGGGAGCCAATCTCGCAAGATCCTTCGTCGTTTCACTCCTCAGGACAGGCCTTGCTAACTCTCGCCAATAAAATGTTATAATAAAAATGTAAGTTATTAAGACCGCATATTGTAATTGTGCTTCCTAAAAAGTGAAGCGTTATGTTTTTTTCGGAGGTAGAAAAAATGAGCGTTGTAAAAAACACAAATCTTACAACGATACTCAATATTCTTAGAGAACATAAACAAGAACTTATACAGAAATTTGCTGTTAAAAAGATAGGTGTTTACGGTTCTTTTGTCAGAGGTGAAGAAAAATTGGAAAGTGATGTTGACATTTATATTGAATTCGATATTAATAAAATAACTTTCGATAAGTATTATGAACTATCCGAATATCTTGAATCTATCATTGGTAGAAAAGTTGACATAATAACAAAAGATGGTGTTGAAACCATAAGAATTCCTTATATAAAAGAAGAAATAAAGAGGAGTATTATATATGTCTAAAAGAGGCGACAGAGAATTCTTACTCGATATACTTGAAGCGTGTAGGAGAATTGAAAGATATGTTAACAATTTGAACTACGACTATTTTCAAAAAAACTATGAAAAACAGGATGCTGTTATAAGAAATATAGAAATAATCGGAGAAGCTGCAAAAAATGTTTCAACTAAATTAAAAAACAAATACACAGAAATAGACTGGAAAAAAATTGCCGGAATGCGAGATAAACTAATCCACTTTTACTTTGGTATAAAGCTGGAAATAGTCTGGGTTGTAGTTCAAAATGAGATTCCTTTACTAAAAAGAAAAATTTTTAAAATTTTAAAAGAGTTAGAAGAAATAGGAAAATAAGATTCCTCCTCGCATGCGCCCCTCGGAATGACATGTTTTGAAAATGCCAACCTCGCTAACACTCGTTAAATCAAGATTCCTCACCCTTCGGGTTCGGAATGACATAGGAAAGGAGCACACTCGCCAATCTCGCCAATTTTACATAAACTAAAAATACTTGAGTATAATATGGTAAAATAATTACTACAGGTTGTATAGAATTAACAGGAGGTGATCCTATGGAACTAAAAGTTCTTACGTTCATGCTTGAATCTGAAGAATTTGCAGTAGATATAATGAAAGTTGATCGTGTAAAAGAATATGAAAAAACAACAAAACTTCCTAACGCAGCAGACTTTGTAGAAGGAATAATAAATCTCATGGGAGAAGTCGTCCCTGTTATAAATCTCAGAAAAAAGTTTTCCCTGCCTGATTTTGAAGACAAGGAAAAAACAAAGATAATAGTTATTCGTTTTTCAGACGAAAAGAAATTGGGCTTTCTTGTAGATGACGTAAAAGAAGTCATAACCTTGACAGAAGAGCAAATTGAACAGGCTCCCGAATATGGAAATACATCTTCTGAATATCTTTTAGGAATCGCCAAACTTGAAAATAGGATGGTACTTGTTCTTGATGTTGAAAAGATTTTATTGAAGAGCGAAAAAATTGCTCTGGAACAACTTGTCAATGTAAATAAGTAAGAATTGATGGGGGATTTACCCTTAGAAAAAGTTTAGTTGGGTATTTGTTTTTTAACTGTTCTATATTATTGATAACTTTTTGAGGATTGGAAGTTTTAACTATAAAATGATATAAATAATTATTTCTTATCTTTGGTATAAGATATTCCGTTGGTCCAATAATGGGATCGTTGTACGATTTTTTTAATTCTTCAACTATCTTTTTTGCCGTTTCATAACCAAGAGCCTGATTTTGCGAAGAAGTTATTATATGGACTATGTTTGAAAATGGAGGGTAGTTTAGTGCTCTCCTTTTTTTTATTTCAATTTCATAAAAAGACTCCACATCCTGGTTAATCGCATATTTCAGTATATCACTTTCTGGATAATAGGTTTGAATCACAGCCTTTCCAGGGGCTTTTCTTCCTGAACGTCCTGTAACCTGAACCAGGAGTTGAAACGCTCTGAGCTCTGAATTATAATCCGGTATTGTGGCAATTGCATCTATGTCTGCAACAACAGTTAAAGATACTTTGGGAATGTCCAATCCTTTAGTTATCATTTTCGTACCAACAAGAATATCAATTTCTCCCAAGATCAGTTTCTTTAGTAATTTTTCAAAAAGTTTTGGTTTGAATATGAGATCAGTATCAGCTCTTGCTATCTGTCTACCTGGAAAATGTTTGACTAACTCTTTCTCCATTCTTTCCGTACCGGTACCTTTTTCAAGTAGCATAATAGAACCACACGAAGGGCACGCTGAGATTGTAGATTGTTCATAACCACAAATGTGACATTTTAAGATGCCTTTTGATTTATAGTAGGTCAATGAAGTTTCACAATTAGGGCATTTTACAAAATATCCACAATTCTGACACACTATTCGTGAAAAACCTTTTCTTCTGACGAATACCATTACTTCTTCGTTCTTTTTTACAACTTCTGCGATCTCATCTAATACTTTTTTCGAAAGATATGGCGAAACTTTGTCTTCGATTTTCATATTGATTATTTCTACTGTTGGAAGAGTAGTACCAAACCTCTCTGTTAATCTATGAAAATAGTATATCCCCTTTTTCGCTTTATAATAATGTTCTATGCGAGGTGTTGCACTTCCAAAAATTACGGGAACTGGAAACTCTTCAAGAATCTTAATAGTATCATAAGTAATATTTGAGTCCTGGTAATAACTTTCATCGTGAAATTCATCCACTATTACCAGAGAAATATCTTTCAAAGGAACAAAAACAGCACTCCTTGTACCAAGTAAAATATCCAGATCTCCCTTTACTGCTTTTATCCAGGTTTCTACTCTTTTAGCTTTAGTAAGATAGCTGTGGTAAACTCCAAGTTTGGCATCAGGAATTTTGGTCTTTATTCTAATGGAAGTCTGTTCTATCAAAGATGTTTCAGGGACTAAATAAAGAACTTTACCCATTTTCAAATAATGTTTCATAACCTCTATATAAACTTCTGTTTTCCCGCTTCCAGTTACTCCCATTAATAAATGCATCCCCGGATTATTTATTATTTCATTTACTACTTCTTTTTGTAAGTTTGTGAGCTGTATTTTCTCAAACTGCTCTATTCTTTCTTCGAAAATTTCAACAATTCCTTTTCTTTTCAATTGATAAACTACGTCTAAATTAATATTCAGTTCAGCCTTCAATTCTTCATAGGATACTACTTTGGTAGAAAGAAGATAATTAACAACCATGAGTTGTTTTTTTGTTAAACGTTTATATGCCAGTTCTTCCAGATTGGAAATAAGTTTTACAAAAAGTTCCTTTTTAGGACGTGGAGTACGAACCGTAAAATCTTTTACTATTTCAACTATTCCCTGTTTTATAAATTCATTAAGCTTATTTTTTCCATATTTGCTAATAAAGCTCTCTACCGACAGGTTATCAAAGCCAAGAAAAGGACTCCGGGACTTTACATAAGTTACGAAATAATCATCTAAACCTTTGGGAAAACATAGATCAAAAAGTTTTCCAACAGGCGCACCAAAGAAATTTGAAACCCCTAAAAGAATCTTCACACGCCATTTTTCCAGAAAACTCTTTCCATCTATTCTTTCAATGATAGATTTAACTGCGCCTTTTTCATTGCTCTCCTGAACAATATACCCAACTCTTCTATTTCCGTTAAAATCTATCAGAACACGCTCACCTATTTCCAGTTTTATCTGCGATGAATACAAAAACGTTTTATTTAAATTCAAATTTGAAACAGCTACCTTATAAACCAAAAACGCCACCTCACATTTTCTTGATTTTTTTGCTTTTATTTATCTCTAAATAATCACCTTAAATTTTAACATTCTTTTGTTAAAAAAATAAGTTGGCGAGAGTTGGAGAAGTTGGCGAGGGTTAGCGAGTGTTAGCGAGATTAGCGAGGCTGGTAAAATAAGATCCCCCTCACATGTGTTCGGGATGATCTTTTCTTCCTTTGTCATTCCGAACCCGAAGGGTGAGGAATCTTGTAATTAGCAAGAGTTAGCGAGGTTGGTAAAAACAAGATCCTTGATAAAAATTTATACTCTTAGTAATATTTTAGATACAAACGACACTGAACTGTAAATAATTTTAGCAGTCTAAATATATGAGTGATAAATAAAAAAATAATATCCGGAGGTGAAAAAATGAGGTTTTTAGATGAAAGGATGAACGACATTCTTCAGCAAGCAGCTGAACAATTAACTCACAAAAGGCAGAATTTGCTCAAACCTGAACACGTGTTATACGAAGTAATGCAGGAAGAAGATGTATCAAAAATTTTTCAACAACTAAATGTAAATACTGAAGAAATTCTCAATAGTCTGGAGGAGTTAATCGAATCGCAATATGGCGTTTACTATGGTTCTGGATCCCAGGTTTATATTTCAAATGAATTGTCTCGTGTTCTGGATTTAGCCCGAAAAGAGGCTAAATTATTAGGAAACAACAAAGTTTCCCCTATTCATTTTGTATTGGCCCTCTTAAAAGATGGAACATTACAAGCTGCAAGTGTTCTTGGAAAGGCTGGAATAACATATGAAAATCTTTTAAAAGCAGTAAAAGAACTTGTCGAAAGTGGGGAATTAAACAGCGAAGAAAACATTCTCAATAAATATACCGTAGATCTAACAAAATTAGCGAAAGAAGGAAAATTATCCCCTGTCATAGGCAGAAACGAAGAGTTACAAAGGGTAATTGAAATATTAGTAAGAAAAACAAAAAACAACCCCGTCTTAGTTGGCGATCCAGGTGTCGGAAAAACTGCTATAGTTGAAGGGCTGGCTCAAAAAATAATATCGGGAAATGTTCCAGATGCATTGAAAAACAAAAAAGTACTTATGCTTGATCTTGGAAAAATGTTAGCAGGAAGTAAATACAGAGGAGAATTCGAAGAAAGATTAAAAAAAGTCATAGATGAAATAAGGAAAATGAAAGACAATGTAATTCTTTTCATAGACGAACTACACACAATTGTAGGCGCAGGAGCTGCAGAAGGAGCGATGGACGCTTCTAATATGTTAAAACCAGCTTTAGCACGTGGAGAATTGCATTGTATAGGAGCCACCACATTAGATGAGTATAGAAAACATATAGAAAAAGACAAAGCTCTTGCAAGAAGATTTCAGCCTGTTATGGTAAAAGAGCCAAGTGTTGAAGAAACTATAGAAATTTTAAAAGGTTTAAAAGAAACCTACGAAAGTCATCACAATATTAAAATATCTGATGAAGCGCTTGAAGCTGCTGCAAAACTTTCTTCTAAATACATTCAGGATAGATTTTTGCCAGACAAAGCAATTGACCTTATCGATGAAGCCGCCGCTAAAATCCGACTTAAAAACACTGATCCCAGGCTTTCTGAACTAAAAGAAAAAATAAATGCTCTCGGCGAAAAAATAGATGAACTCACAATAAACTCTCAATATAAGGAAGCAGCTGAAATGAAACAGCAAATGTTTACTCTTCAAAAACAGTACGAGGAATTAGAAAAAAAATACGGTAGTGATACAGTAACAGCGGACACCGTGGCAAAGGTTGTAGAATCCTGGACTGGAATTCCTGCAACTAAGATGATGGAGTCAGAAAAAGAAAAATTGCTAAATTTTGAACAACTTGTTCATCGTAGAATGGTTGATCAGGAAGAAGCAGTAAAAGTAGTCGCAGATGCTATAAGAAAAGCTCGTGCAGGTATTAAAGATCCCAACAGACCAATTGGAACATTTTTATTCCTTGGACCAAGTGGTGTAGGAAAAACAGAACTCGCAAAAACTATAGCAGAACTTTTATTTGGTTCAGAAAATTCTTTAATACGCATAGATATGAGTGAATATATGGAAAAGCACTCAGTTGCAAGACTAATAGGCGCTCCTCCAGGATATGTTGGATACGACGAAGGAGGGCAGTTAACAGAACAGGTAAGAAGAAAACCATACAGTGTAATACTACTTGATGAAGTGGAAAAAGCACATCCCGAAATATTCAACGTATTACTCCAGGTCTTTGACGATGGAAGATTAACAGATGGAAAAGGAAATACCGTTGATTTCAGAAACACTATTATCATTATGACAAGTAACCTTGCAAGTGATAAGATATTAAGAAAACTTGAAGCAGGATTATCGTTCGAAAAAATCGAAGAATCCGTAAGAGAAGAATTAAAACATTACTTTAGACCGGAATTTATAAATAGAATAGATCATGTGGTAATATTCAAACCGCTCACAAATGAACATATGAAACAAATCGTCGAAAAACTTGTCAAACAACTCGAAAAACGTCTCGAAGATAAAAATATAAAAATCCAGCTTAGCAATAAAGCAAAAGAACTGTTAGCAAAAAAAGGATACGATCCAGCATTTGGCGCAAGACCATTAAGAAGATTGATAGAAAGAGAACTGGAAACTCCTTTATCCAAAATGATAATAGCTGGAGAGTTAAAAGAAAACGAAGTAATACAGGTGGACGAAAACGAAGGAAAAATAACAATCGCAAAACTTAAAGCACTACCGGTAAATTAATCAAAAAAAGATTTTTCCTCAAAGCGGGCTTGTTGAAAAATAGCCCGCTTTTTGTTTTTTATTCCCTTTCCACCAACCCTCGCCAATCTCGCTAATCTCGCTAACTCTCGCTAAATATAAGATTCCTCGTCGCATACGCTCCTCGGAATGACATGGAAGGTTGAGTCCTCACCCTTCGGGTTCGGAATGACAAAGGAAGAAAAGGTCATCCCGAGGAATATTCCTCTCCTGTCATCCCGAGCGTATGCGAGGGATCTTATTCCTTATTGTCATTTCGAACGAACGTGAGGAGAATGTCATCCCGAGGAACGAAGTGACGAGGGATCTTATTTTACCAACCTCGCTAACTCTCGCTAATCCCGCCAATCTCGCTAAATACAAGATTCCTCGTCGCATACGCTCCTCGGAATGACATTGAGGGGTGAGTCCTCACCCTTCGGGTTCGGAATGACATGGACGGGCGATTCCTCGCCTTTTTGCCCCTCGGAATGACATGAGTGGGGAAGCTAACACTCGCCAATATAAATATATGATATAATACACCTGAAAAACAAATTTTACATTTGAG
This window encodes:
- a CDS encoding NUDIX domain-containing protein, with the protein product MVEKSINSEEIFKGVLLHVKRDEVLLENGVKSVREYVLHPGAVAVVPVTEDNRIVFVKQYRYPIKQVLLEIPAGKFDSPEENPLDCAKRELKEETGFTASNYTYMGYIYTTPGFSNEIIHLYLATGLTKGNMKTDEDEIIEIEIKDFEEAVQKCITGEITDAKTIIGVMKAYHMLRSEK
- a CDS encoding endonuclease III domain-containing protein, with amino-acid sequence MEGLENLYYILKDIYGELGKWWPGSSEEIFVTAILTQNTNWKNVEKALENIYQMITADGSLLKKLNSLNEEKIAELIKPAGFYNLKAMRLKNLLSYLSRYDFNIEILKKKRNVYVIREELLNINGIGKETADSIILYALEKPIFVIDSYTRRLVNRMYDKNYKKYDELQNMFLSKYPADVKLYQELHGLIVEHSKKFCRKNPRCKECPVKDCYFRVRCIGGQENGRKVDK
- a CDS encoding Rid family detoxifying hydrolase → MQMLSPKSAPKAIGPYSIAVKSNGFIFISGQLPVDIETGELIKGDIKKATSVILKNVKNILEEVGSSLEKVVKVNVYMKDISKFSEFNEIYGKFFESHKPARAVVQVSGLPKDSDIEIEFIAEE
- a CDS encoding M48 family metallopeptidase, with protein sequence MNIENIKIEKIIRTNRKSVALQITERATLIVRAPRKMKNCEIFHIISRHKKWIEKKIEEVKTAIPAPKQFVEGEKFLYLGKFYPLKIVTGQNVPLKFDNAFLLSQNVLTDAKNIFSAWYKYQAKKLIPERVEYYSQKHNFKYNKINITNAKKRWGSCSSKGNLNFSWYLIMAPIAVIDYVIIHELVHLIEKNHSKNFWKKVEQLMPDYKKYHLWLKEHKYMLTL
- a CDS encoding dihydrofolate reductase family protein, with protein sequence MKLFVVLVMDIFGGIARVENDPIDWSSKEDKEHFKEITMEAGTIIMGRKTFESIGRPLPGRLNVVLTTKNYEDYDNVIFLKGSPEDIIQQLEEREIRTAAIIGGAKVVKEFFPYVDTIYITIEPLILENSLKLDLPITRKLKLESIAVLNERGALLLKYQVKKDK
- a CDS encoding nucleotidyltransferase family protein, with amino-acid sequence MSVVKNTNLTTILNILREHKQELIQKFAVKKIGVYGSFVRGEEKLESDVDIYIEFDINKITFDKYYELSEYLESIIGRKVDIITKDGVETIRIPYIKEEIKRSIIYV
- a CDS encoding HepT-like ribonuclease domain-containing protein; protein product: MSKRGDREFLLDILEACRRIERYVNNLNYDYFQKNYEKQDAVIRNIEIIGEAAKNVSTKLKNKYTEIDWKKIAGMRDKLIHFYFGIKLEIVWVVVQNEIPLLKRKIFKILKELEEIGK
- a CDS encoding chemotaxis protein CheW, which translates into the protein MELKVLTFMLESEEFAVDIMKVDRVKEYEKTTKLPNAADFVEGIINLMGEVVPVINLRKKFSLPDFEDKEKTKIIVIRFSDEKKLGFLVDDVKEVITLTEEQIEQAPEYGNTSSEYLLGIAKLENRMVLVLDVEKILLKSEKIALEQLVNVNK
- the priA gene encoding replication restart helicase PriA, with product MVYKVAVSNLNLNKTFLYSSQIKLEIGERVLIDFNGNRRVGYIVQESNEKGAVKSIIERIDGKSFLEKWRVKILLGVSNFFGAPVGKLFDLCFPKGLDDYFVTYVKSRSPFLGFDNLSVESFISKYGKNKLNEFIKQGIVEIVKDFTVRTPRPKKELFVKLISNLEELAYKRLTKKQLMVVNYLLSTKVVSYEELKAELNINLDVVYQLKRKGIVEIFEERIEQFEKIQLTNLQKEVVNEIINNPGMHLLMGVTGSGKTEVYIEVMKHYLKMGKVLYLVPETSLIEQTSIRIKTKIPDAKLGVYHSYLTKAKRVETWIKAVKGDLDILLGTRSAVFVPLKDISLVIVDEFHDESYYQDSNITYDTIKILEEFPVPVIFGSATPRIEHYYKAKKGIYYFHRLTERFGTTLPTVEIINMKIEDKVSPYLSKKVLDEIAEVVKKNEEVMVFVRRKGFSRIVCQNCGYFVKCPNCETSLTYYKSKGILKCHICGYEQSTISACPSCGSIMLLEKGTGTERMEKELVKHFPGRQIARADTDLIFKPKLFEKLLKKLILGEIDILVGTKMITKGLDIPKVSLTVVADIDAIATIPDYNSELRAFQLLVQVTGRSGRKAPGKAVIQTYYPESDILKYAINQDVESFYEIEIKKRRALNYPPFSNIVHIITSSQNQALGYETAKKIVEELKKSYNDPIIGPTEYLIPKIRNNYLYHFIVKTSNPQKVINNIEQLKNKYPTKLFLRVNPPSILTYLH
- a CDS encoding ATP-dependent Clp protease ATP-binding subunit translates to MRFLDERMNDILQQAAEQLTHKRQNLLKPEHVLYEVMQEEDVSKIFQQLNVNTEEILNSLEELIESQYGVYYGSGSQVYISNELSRVLDLARKEAKLLGNNKVSPIHFVLALLKDGTLQAASVLGKAGITYENLLKAVKELVESGELNSEENILNKYTVDLTKLAKEGKLSPVIGRNEELQRVIEILVRKTKNNPVLVGDPGVGKTAIVEGLAQKIISGNVPDALKNKKVLMLDLGKMLAGSKYRGEFEERLKKVIDEIRKMKDNVILFIDELHTIVGAGAAEGAMDASNMLKPALARGELHCIGATTLDEYRKHIEKDKALARRFQPVMVKEPSVEETIEILKGLKETYESHHNIKISDEALEAAAKLSSKYIQDRFLPDKAIDLIDEAAAKIRLKNTDPRLSELKEKINALGEKIDELTINSQYKEAAEMKQQMFTLQKQYEELEKKYGSDTVTADTVAKVVESWTGIPATKMMESEKEKLLNFEQLVHRRMVDQEEAVKVVADAIRKARAGIKDPNRPIGTFLFLGPSGVGKTELAKTIAELLFGSENSLIRIDMSEYMEKHSVARLIGAPPGYVGYDEGGQLTEQVRRKPYSVILLDEVEKAHPEIFNVLLQVFDDGRLTDGKGNTVDFRNTIIIMTSNLASDKILRKLEAGLSFEKIEESVREELKHYFRPEFINRIDHVVIFKPLTNEHMKQIVEKLVKQLEKRLEDKNIKIQLSNKAKELLAKKGYDPAFGARPLRRLIERELETPLSKMIIAGELKENEVIQVDENEGKITIAKLKALPVN